The sequence below is a genomic window from Polaribacter vadi.
ATTCTATAACACGTTTGGCAAGAGCTTATAATACTGTTGCTCCAGCATCTGGAAAAATACTTTCTGGTGGTATAGATGCCAATGCTTTACACAAACCAAAACGTTTTTTTGGAGCTGCTAGAAATATAGAAAATGGTGGTTCTTTAACCATTATTGCAACTGCTCTTACAGAAACTGGTTCTAAAATGGACGAAGTTATCTTTGAAGAATTTAAAGGTACAGGAAACATGGAACTACAGTTAGATAGAAATATTTCTAATAGACGTATTTATCCTGCTATCGATTTAATTAAATCTTCTACAAGAAGAGATGATTTATTATTAGATGAAAAAACTGTGCAAAGAATGTGGATTTTAAGAAAATATCTTGCAGATATGAATCCTATTGAAGCAATGGAATTTATCAATGATAAAATAAAGTTTTCTAAAAATAATGATGAGTTTTTAATTTCTATGAGAGGATAATAATTTCATAAATTAGACATAATTAATATACAAAGCCTTTTTGATTTCTCAAAAAGGCTTTATTTATTGCATTTTTATCCAACAAAAATAAAGGTTAATTTATTATTGAATAAAAAATATACTTTCATTCAATAAAAATAGGACTCAATTTTTAAAAAGGTAACTTAATTTATTCCTTGAAAAGTTATTAGTTTTTATTGTAACATATTTACTATAATAGTTAGCTTATTTATTGTTAACAAAATTACGTCTTAACAAATACTTTGTACTCTTTGAAAAACATCAACTTATATACAAGTATCTTACAATAAGTTGAATCAATAGATGTCATAAACTTTAAGCTAGTTATAAATTTTATAATAATCTTTTTTTCTATTTTTTTTGATTTATCACCATACATTCAAAAATAATAAGCAAGAAAAAATCCGTTCAAAAAATGAACGGATTTTATAAATTTTAAGAAGTTAAAAGCGATTAATTTGTGTACATTAATGCTCTGTTATCTTCTATTTCTGATGAATTTTTAATTGCCTCATACATTTTAAAAGTAGAGCTTTTTCTACTTTCTGCAATTCTCTTTCTATTTGCATCATAGTTTGGCAAAGCTGTTGGTATTTCTTTATTAGTTACTTTAAAAGCATAAACTCCTCTGCTTCCTTCAACTGAATTGTATAATTTATTTATTTCTGCATTATACATAGCACCAACTACTTTAGGCTCTACTCCAACTCCTGAAAGTGTTGGGCTTTTTAAAGTTACATTGCTTGCAGTTCTAATACTTGTATTATTAGCTTTTGCAATAGCTTCTAAGTCAGATCCATTTAATTTATCTTTAAGCATTGCAGCTTTCTTTTCATTTGTTAAAATAGGTCTTACAGTACTTGTAGCTTTTTCTACAGACATTAAACCTTTTTCTTCTGAACCTGTAACAAATGCTACAACATAACTACCTTCTAAATCGAAACGTTTAAAATCGTTTACATTTGTATCGCTGCTAAATGCCCAGCTAACAATTTGTCTTTGATTTCCAATACCAGGAACGTTTTCGTCTAAAGATTTTAAACCTATTGCTGGTTTTGGTGTGTAGTTTTTTTCTGCAGCAACATCATAGAATTTATTTTCTTTAGATACTGCTAAAGCAAATTCTTCTGCTGTTCTAAACATTTCATTTTCTGTAGCTTCAGAAGGAACAATTGTAGAAGTATAGGTTGCTAATTTTAAAACTTTTTGATTGTTCTTTTGATTATCAATCTTAATGATATGATATCCAAATGGAGTTTTTACAACACCAATATCTCCTTTTTTTCCAGTAAAAGCATAATCTCTAAAAGCAGGAGTCATTCTACTATAATTAAACCAATCTAAATCTCCTTCTTTTGCTCCAGATCCTAAATCTGATGAAAATTCTTTAGCTAATTGACCAAATTTATTAGCACTTCTTTTTACAACATTTAATAAGCTATCTGCTAACTTCTTTGCTTCTTCTTCTGTTCTAGTAACATCTGGTGCAACTCTTTGAGAACCAGCAAAAGGAATTAATATATGACTTGCTCTTACAGAATCTGGCATTTGTGAAACTTCTAAAACTTTAGAAATTTTAAAAGCATTTTTATCTTTATAAGGCCCAACTACATCTCCTTTATTTCCTTCAAATAATTGATTTGCAATTTCCTGGTTAACAGAACTTTTAAATTGAAAATTAGGATTTAAGCTTGAGTCTGAATTATTTTCTGATAAAAATACAGCATCGTCTTTTGTAGCTTTAAAATCTTCAATTAAACCAGAAAGATTATTTTTTATTGCTTGTTCATCTTCTGCTGATGGAGTAATATTAAATTGAACGTAAGAAATATCTCTTGAAGCTTCAACTTTAAATTGTTCTGAATTATTTTTGATATATGCCTCTACTTCAGATTTTTTAATCTTCACTAAGCTATCTGCAATAGATGTGTAAGGAACATATACAAATTGTGCATTTAACTTTACGTTATCAATCATATAAGCTGCTTCACCTTCCTTTAAAGAAGCTCCAAGCCCTGCAGTTACTAAATTATTGTATGTATTTCTTTCTGCATTATCTCTAATTTGGTTCATGTAAGCAGACCACTGAGACCATAATTGTGTTTTGTTTTCTTTTTCTGTAGCTAAAAATTGTTTGAATTTAGCTTCATCAAATAAACCAGCTTCATTT
It includes:
- a CDS encoding peptidylprolyl isomerase, whose product is MAVLSKIRERSMFLIIIIGLALFAFVLDPSTLGDFFDSSKVNEIGEINGEAISRQEFANELEAYKQQSGGRISEMQAAKTVWDNIVRKKIYKNQLEEAGITIGEADIWNEVVNSQFVQNSPEYQNEAGLFDEAKFKQFLATEKENKTQLWSQWSAYMNQIRDNAERNTYNNLVTAGLGASLKEGEAAYMIDNVKLNAQFVYVPYTSIADSLVKIKKSEVEAYIKNNSEQFKVEASRDISYVQFNITPSAEDEQAIKNNLSGLIEDFKATKDDAVFLSENNSDSSLNPNFQFKSSVNQEIANQLFEGNKGDVVGPYKDKNAFKISKVLEVSQMPDSVRASHILIPFAGSQRVAPDVTRTEEEAKKLADSLLNVVKRSANKFGQLAKEFSSDLGSGAKEGDLDWFNYSRMTPAFRDYAFTGKKGDIGVVKTPFGYHIIKIDNQKNNQKVLKLATYTSTIVPSEATENEMFRTAEEFALAVSKENKFYDVAAEKNYTPKPAIGLKSLDENVPGIGNQRQIVSWAFSSDTNVNDFKRFDLEGSYVVAFVTGSEEKGLMSVEKATSTVRPILTNEKKAAMLKDKLNGSDLEAIAKANNTSIRTASNVTLKSPTLSGVGVEPKVVGAMYNAEINKLYNSVEGSRGVYAFKVTNKEIPTALPNYDANRKRIAESRKSSTFKMYEAIKNSSEIEDNRALMYTN